A stretch of Vigna angularis cultivar LongXiaoDou No.4 chromosome 4, ASM1680809v1, whole genome shotgun sequence DNA encodes these proteins:
- the LOC108330627 gene encoding methylesterase 17 isoform X1 — protein sequence MIVKAEKSMTEGGREDGDVVGVGLKQHFVLVHGIGGGSWCWYKIRCLMENSGYKVSCINLKSAGIDQSDADSLLFFDDYNKPLMDFMSSLPENEQVILVGHSAGGLSITQACHKFANKIRLAVYVAATMLKSGYLTEQDLKDGVPDLSEYGDVYELGFGLGRDKPPTSALVKREFQRKILYPLSPQEDSTLAEMLLRPGPLVALTSAQFREEGDEGVEKVPRVYIRTKQDKVVKAEQQEAMIKKWPPSTVYELDTDHSPFFSSPFLLFGLLLKAAALDV from the exons atgatagtGAAGGCAGAGAAAAGTATGACTGAGGGAGGTAGGGAAGACGGAGATGTTGTTGGTGTTGGGTTGAAGCAGCACTTTGTGCTTGTACATGGCATAGGTGGGGGAAGTTGGTGCTGGTACAAAATCCGATGCCTTATGGAGAATTCTGGCTATAAGGTGTCATGCATAAACCTGAAAAGTGCTGGAATTGATCAATCTGATGCAGATTCTTTGCTATTCTTTGATGATTATAATAAACCTCTAATGGATTTCATGTCTTCTTTGCCTGAGAATGAACAG GTTATATTGGTGGGGCACAGCGCTGGAGGCTTGAGCATTACTCAGGCCTGTCACAAGTTTGCAAATAAGATCCGTTTAGCTGTTTATGTGGCAGCCACTATGCTCAAATCGGGATACTTGACCGAACAAGATCTCAAAGAT GGTGTGCCTGACTTATCTGAATATGGGGATGTGTACGAGCTAGGATTCGGATTGGGACGTGATAAGCCTCCAACCAGTGCTTTGGTGAAGAGAGAATTTCAACGCAAAATCCTCTACCCTTTGAGCCCTCAAGAG GATTCAACCTTGGCTGAGATGCTGTTGAGGCCAGGGCCATTGGTAGCATTGACGAGTGCACAATTCAGAGAAGAGGGTGATGAAGGAGTGGAGAAGGTGCCCCGCGTGTACATAAGGACAAAGCAAGACAAGGTGGTGAAGGCAGAGCAACAGGAAGCCATGATAAAGAAGTGGCCACCATCTACTGTGTATGAACTGGACACAGACCATAGCCCTTTCTTCTCTTCCCCATTCCTTCTCTTTGGCTTGCTTCTAAAAGCTGCAGCTTTGGATGTTTAA
- the LOC108330627 gene encoding methylesterase 17 isoform X2 yields the protein MIVKAEKSMTEGGREDGDVVGVGLKQHFVLVHGIGGGSWCWYKIRCLMENSGYKVILVGHSAGGLSITQACHKFANKIRLAVYVAATMLKSGYLTEQDLKDGVPDLSEYGDVYELGFGLGRDKPPTSALVKREFQRKILYPLSPQEDSTLAEMLLRPGPLVALTSAQFREEGDEGVEKVPRVYIRTKQDKVVKAEQQEAMIKKWPPSTVYELDTDHSPFFSSPFLLFGLLLKAAALDV from the exons atgatagtGAAGGCAGAGAAAAGTATGACTGAGGGAGGTAGGGAAGACGGAGATGTTGTTGGTGTTGGGTTGAAGCAGCACTTTGTGCTTGTACATGGCATAGGTGGGGGAAGTTGGTGCTGGTACAAAATCCGATGCCTTATGGAGAATTCTGGCTATAAG GTTATATTGGTGGGGCACAGCGCTGGAGGCTTGAGCATTACTCAGGCCTGTCACAAGTTTGCAAATAAGATCCGTTTAGCTGTTTATGTGGCAGCCACTATGCTCAAATCGGGATACTTGACCGAACAAGATCTCAAAGAT GGTGTGCCTGACTTATCTGAATATGGGGATGTGTACGAGCTAGGATTCGGATTGGGACGTGATAAGCCTCCAACCAGTGCTTTGGTGAAGAGAGAATTTCAACGCAAAATCCTCTACCCTTTGAGCCCTCAAGAG GATTCAACCTTGGCTGAGATGCTGTTGAGGCCAGGGCCATTGGTAGCATTGACGAGTGCACAATTCAGAGAAGAGGGTGATGAAGGAGTGGAGAAGGTGCCCCGCGTGTACATAAGGACAAAGCAAGACAAGGTGGTGAAGGCAGAGCAACAGGAAGCCATGATAAAGAAGTGGCCACCATCTACTGTGTATGAACTGGACACAGACCATAGCCCTTTCTTCTCTTCCCCATTCCTTCTCTTTGGCTTGCTTCTAAAAGCTGCAGCTTTGGATGTTTAA